Genomic DNA from Quadrisphaera sp. DSM 44207:
GTCTCCCCGAGCGCCAGCACGAGCTGCCCGAGCGCCATGACGAGCGCCCCGGTGGTGACCAGGCGCCGCGAGCCGAACCGGTCGAGCGCCAGGCCCGCGGGCACCTGCAGCCCGGCGTAGACCAGCAGCTGCAGCACCGTGAACGCCGACAGCGCGCTGGCGCCGGCGTCGAAGCGCTCCGCGGCCTCCAGGCCCGCCACGCCGAAGGACGTGCGCTGCAGCACCGCGACGACGTAGGCGGCCACGCCCGCGCCCCACACCGCCCAGGCGCGCCACGCCCCCCGCACCCGCACCCGGCCATTCTGCCGAGGGCGGGCGGCGCCCCGGGGGTGGGGCTCAGACGGCGAGCTCGAACCAGACGACCTTACCGAGGTCGTCGTCGGCCACGCCCCAGCGCGTGGCCACCATGTCGACGATCGCGAGGCCGCGGCCGTCGAGGGCGGCGGCGTCGAGCTCCTGCACGCGCGGGCGGCGGGAGTTGTCGTCGCCGACCTCGACCCTCAGGCACCGCGGGCTCGCGCACACGCTCAGGCGCACCTCGCTGCGGCCGTGGATGACCGCGTTGGTGACGACCTCGCTGACGAGCAGCTCGGCGCTGTCCGCGGCGTCGCCCCTGACGCCGGCCGCGCGGCACTCCTCGGCGAGCAGGCGGCGGGCGCGCCCCGCCGCCGTCAGGTCGCACGGCAGCACCGCCAGCAGCGGGGCCTCGGGGAGGGATGACATGGCCGGACCAGTGTCGCCGTGATCGTGGAGGTGTCAACCACCCCGGTGCGGATGTCGCGGTGCCCGGGCGGGTCACCAGGCGGGGGGGTCCGCGGGCGCGAGGTCCGGGTCGTCCGCGCGGTAGGTGCGCACGGGGCCGACGGGCGTGCGCGGGCCCTCGAAGCGGACGGTGACGCGGCCGAGCCCGCTGCCCTGCACCCACCCGGCTCCGAGGGCGGCGTGGACGACGTCCTGCCCGGGCCGCCAGGCGGGGCCCGCCGGCGAGGCGTCTGGCGAGGAGTCCTCCCCCGGGGGGTCTCCTGCGTCGGGGACGGCCGCGTCGAGGACGGCCGCGCCGACGGCGTCCGGCAGGCCCTCGCCGTCCGCGCCGCGCGGGGCCGGCCGCGAGGGCTCGGGGCGGGGGAGGAGGTCGGCGAGGAGGTCCTGCTGCACGTGCTCGGTCAGGCCCGCGACGCCCACGCCGAGCAGGCGGACGCCGTCGGCGACGTCGACGCCCGCGAGCAGGGCGAGGGCCGTGGCGGTCACCTCGCGCGCGTCGTCCGTCGGCTGCGCGAGCGTCGCGGAGCGGCCGAGGGTCGTGAAGTCGTAGCGGCGCACCTTGATCGTCACGGTGCGCCCGCACACGCCGGCGGCGCGCAGGCGGTCCGTGACGCGGCCGGCCAGGCGCCGCACCTGGTCGGCCAGGAGCCGCCGGTCGGTCAGGTCGGTGGCGAAGGTCTCCTCCGCCGAGACCGACTTCGCGTCGCGCTCGGCGACGACGGGCCGGGCGTCCGCGCCGCGCGCGTAGGC
This window encodes:
- a CDS encoding ATP-binding protein yields the protein MSSLPEAPLLAVLPCDLTAAGRARRLLAEECRAAGVRGDAADSAELLVSEVVTNAVIHGRSEVRLSVCASPRCLRVEVGDDNSRRPRVQELDAAALDGRGLAIVDMVATRWGVADDDLGKVVWFELAV
- a CDS encoding DNA polymerase IV, translated to MPRTVLHLDLDAFYAAVEQRDKPSLRGKPVVVGGTGVRGVVATASYEARAFGVGSAMATGEARRRCPNAAYLAPRFAAYRTASGAVMALLHELSPVVEPLSLDEAYVDLTPAHPDLDAAAATALAERFRAQLRAATGLTASVGVGTSKLVAKIGSDLRKPDGLTVVEPGAEAALLAPLPVRRLPGVGAVTGARLAGLGVRTVGDLAAADEREVVGLLGRANGAALHAYARGADARPVVAERDAKSVSAEETFATDLTDRRLLADQVRRLAGRVTDRLRAAGVCGRTVTIKVRRYDFTTLGRSATLAQPTDDAREVTATALALLAGVDVADGVRLLGVGVAGLTEHVQQDLLADLLPRPEPSRPAPRGADGEGLPDAVGAAVLDAAVPDAGDPPGEDSSPDASPAGPAWRPGQDVVHAALGAGWVQGSGLGRVTVRFEGPRTPVGPVRTYRADDPDLAPADPPAW